A stretch of Candidatus Neomarinimicrobiota bacterium DNA encodes these proteins:
- a CDS encoding MFS transporter: MTASSKYKQALKHSISEGKWWSVMWGFGDSFLPAFAVLLKATTTQLGLLVSIPQLFAAIIQLSAIRIESNQVSRKSMLLGTTLLQGMAWFTIFLLPWSTGSVPVLIALATLYAGLGAMGLPFWVSWMGDLVPEETRGTYFGQRNRIIGVVTFLALAVAGVILNLTSKWNAMLGFGLLFFIAGAARLYSARYFKLQYEPELQLKPTDSYGFMDFIRGMGKSSFGMFTIFVSLMNVAVFISGPLMVAYWLTFLNFSYLQMTLLMGAISVSSFLMISHWGKHVDEYGNRNILEVTSIIITLFPLLWYLIHFLDGPLVFYMALAIQILGGLAWSGYNLTLGNYIYDAIDPGNRLRMTSYHNLFKGFGVVIGGLLAGFLSSIPVTNVWISSHILPSGIMISFLVSSAARMLVIKVFMPRIKEIRLTGKTRPPLYYFVAVMPFRGLKADLVVGINRTIQKRRRERSGFTSSSQAESLI, encoded by the coding sequence TTGACCGCTAGCAGCAAATACAAGCAAGCTTTAAAACACTCTATCTCTGAGGGCAAGTGGTGGTCAGTGATGTGGGGGTTTGGGGACTCCTTTCTACCTGCCTTTGCTGTACTCCTGAAAGCCACGACTACTCAGCTCGGTCTGCTGGTTTCCATTCCCCAGCTCTTTGCCGCCATTATCCAACTCAGCGCCATTCGGATTGAAAGCAATCAGGTATCGCGCAAGTCTATGCTCCTTGGGACGACCCTGCTCCAGGGCATGGCCTGGTTCACCATTTTTCTACTACCCTGGTCCACAGGCAGTGTACCTGTCCTCATTGCCCTGGCCACCCTTTACGCAGGTTTAGGAGCCATGGGGCTTCCGTTCTGGGTTTCCTGGATGGGTGATCTTGTGCCAGAGGAGACCAGGGGGACTTATTTCGGGCAACGTAATCGCATTATTGGTGTGGTGACTTTCCTCGCATTGGCCGTTGCCGGGGTAATTTTAAATTTAACTTCTAAATGGAATGCCATGTTGGGCTTTGGATTGTTGTTTTTTATTGCCGGTGCTGCACGGCTCTATTCAGCCCGTTATTTCAAACTCCAATATGAACCGGAACTTCAGCTAAAACCCACGGACAGCTATGGTTTCATGGATTTTATTCGAGGGATGGGCAAGAGCTCCTTTGGGATGTTTACCATTTTTGTCTCTCTCATGAATGTGGCGGTCTTTATTTCAGGTCCCCTCATGGTAGCCTACTGGTTGACTTTTTTGAACTTTAGCTATTTGCAAATGACCTTGCTCATGGGCGCCATTTCGGTGAGCTCCTTTCTCATGATCAGTCACTGGGGCAAACATGTGGATGAATACGGCAATCGCAACATCCTGGAAGTCACCAGTATCATCATCACCCTCTTTCCCCTGCTCTGGTACCTCATCCATTTTCTGGATGGGCCCCTGGTGTTTTATATGGCCCTGGCGATCCAGATCCTGGGTGGCCTGGCCTGGAGTGGCTATAACCTGACACTTGGGAACTATATCTATGACGCCATTGATCCTGGCAATCGTTTGAGAATGACCAGCTATCACAATCTGTTTAAGGGTTTTGGGGTAGTAATTGGGGGTCTTCTGGCGGGATTTCTCTCCAGTATACCTGTGACCAACGTCTGGATTAGCAGTCATATCCTGCCCAGCGGGATTATGATCAGTTTTCTGGTCTCTTCGGCTGCACGCATGTTGGTGATCAAGGTGTTCATGCCGCGCATCAAAGAGATACGTCTCACAGGTAAGACCCGCCCACCCCTCTACTATTTTGTTGCTGTCATGCCTTTCCGGGGACTCAAAGCCGATCTGGTGGTTGGGATCAACCGCACCATCCAAAAGCGTCGTCGGGAGCGAAGCGGTTTTACATCTAGCTCTCAAGCCGAATCCCTGATATAG